In Plodia interpunctella isolate USDA-ARS_2022_Savannah chromosome 17, ilPloInte3.2, whole genome shotgun sequence, one genomic interval encodes:
- the LOC128677122 gene encoding NADH dehydrogenase [ubiquinone] 1 alpha subcomplex subunit 8-like — MVSKEVNLPTYDELTVDELKLSTSTLMTAGPHLGKACESVNNEFMLCRQEFNDPRPCLELGRRVTACTWEFFKRVKANCEHEFNQFANCVDKSSGDFRYKSCRKTQTAFADCMDSKLCIKPPHFGYFTRARVHSSPSQAPEGPPCPCHPVVPDATPSLPDCKPRPPARFGGRLYWVTE; from the exons atggtGTCCAAAGAAGTAAATCTTCCTACGTATGACGAGCTAACCGTAGACGAGTTAAAATTGTCGACGTCGACACTGATGACCGCGGGGCCGCACCTCGGCAAGGCGTGCGAGTCCGTGAACAACGAGTTTATGTTGTGTCGGCAGGAATTCAACGACCCACGGCCCTGCCTCGAGCTCGGCCGCCGCGTCACCGCCTGCACCTGGGAGTTCTTCAAGCGCGTCAAGGCCAATTGCGAGCACGAGTTCAACCAGTTCGCCAACTGCGTCGACAAAAGCTCAGGCGACTTCAG GTATAAATCCTGTCGGAAGACTCAGACTGCATTCGCTGATTGCATGGACTCAAAGCTTTGCATAAAGCCTCCTCATTTCGGATATTTCACCCGGGCGCGGGTGCACTCGAGCCCGAGCCAGGCGCCCGAGGGCCCGCCGTGCCCGTGCCACCCCGTGGTGCCGGACGCGACGCCCTCGCTGCCCGACTGCAAGCCTCGCCCGCCAGCCCGCTTCGGCGGCCGCCTCTACTGGGTTACTGAATGA